From a single Apium graveolens cultivar Ventura chromosome 2, ASM990537v1, whole genome shotgun sequence genomic region:
- the LOC141708068 gene encoding protein LIGHT-DEPENDENT SHORT HYPOCOTYLS 5-like isoform X1, which translates to MHLCISSLVVDKEKMDSASTAAVVAPSSCAVTTVADGGGSTTAPVLSRYESQKRRDWNTFLQYLKNHKPPLTLARCSGAHVIEFLKYLDQFGKTKVHMTGCPYFGHPNPPAPCACLLKQAWGSLDALIGRLRAAYEENGGLPESNPFGARAVRIYLREVKESQSKARGIPYDKKKRKRAVTVRAAAAGSSHTQAAEDGSVDGVLLCSRLATDNYTDAH; encoded by the exons ATGCACTTATGCATatcttcattagttgtagataAAGAAAAGATGGATTCAGCATCAACAGCAGCAGTAGTGGCTCCATCGTCGTGTGCTGTTACCACGGTAGCAGACGGTGGAGGGTCAACAACAGCGCCAGTACTGAGTAGGTACGAGTCACAGAAGCGGAGAGACTGGAATACTTTCTTACAGTACCTTAAAAACCACAAGCCTCCGCTGACACTAGCCAGGTGCAGCGGTGCACATGTGATTGAGTTTCTCAAGTACCTAGATCAGTTTGGGAAGACCAAGGTGCACATGACCGGGTGTCCGTATTTTGGACATCCAAATCCTCCTGCCCCATGCGCTTGCTTGCTTAAACAAGCATGGGGTAGCCTAGATGCACTCATAGGTCGACTTAGGGCAGCCTATGAAGAAAATGGAGGCCTCCCTGAATCCAATCCATTTGGAGCCAGGGCAGTTAGAATTTATTTGAGGGAGGTTAAAGAAAGTCAGTCCAAAGCTAGAGGTATTCCTTACGACAAGAAAAAGCGAAAACGGGCTGTGACTGTGAGAGCTGCAGCAGCAGGTAGCTCTCATACCCAGGCGGCTGAAGATGGCAGTGTGGAT GGCGTGCTTCTCTGCTCCAGGTTGGCAACTGATAATTATACAGATGCACACTGA
- the LOC141708068 gene encoding protein LIGHT-DEPENDENT SHORT HYPOCOTYLS 5-like isoform X2 → MHLCISSLVVDKEKMDSASTAAVVAPSSCAVTTVADGGGSTTAPVLSRYESQKRRDWNTFLQYLKNHKPPLTLARCSGAHVIEFLKYLDQFGKTKVHMTGCPYFGHPNPPAPCACLLKQAWGSLDALIGRLRAAYEENGGLPESNPFGARAVRIYLREVKESQSKARGIPYDKKKRKRAVTVRAAAAGSSHTQAAEDGSVDVEI, encoded by the exons ATGCACTTATGCATatcttcattagttgtagataAAGAAAAGATGGATTCAGCATCAACAGCAGCAGTAGTGGCTCCATCGTCGTGTGCTGTTACCACGGTAGCAGACGGTGGAGGGTCAACAACAGCGCCAGTACTGAGTAGGTACGAGTCACAGAAGCGGAGAGACTGGAATACTTTCTTACAGTACCTTAAAAACCACAAGCCTCCGCTGACACTAGCCAGGTGCAGCGGTGCACATGTGATTGAGTTTCTCAAGTACCTAGATCAGTTTGGGAAGACCAAGGTGCACATGACCGGGTGTCCGTATTTTGGACATCCAAATCCTCCTGCCCCATGCGCTTGCTTGCTTAAACAAGCATGGGGTAGCCTAGATGCACTCATAGGTCGACTTAGGGCAGCCTATGAAGAAAATGGAGGCCTCCCTGAATCCAATCCATTTGGAGCCAGGGCAGTTAGAATTTATTTGAGGGAGGTTAAAGAAAGTCAGTCCAAAGCTAGAGGTATTCCTTACGACAAGAAAAAGCGAAAACGGGCTGTGACTGTGAGAGCTGCAGCAGCAGGTAGCTCTCATACCCAGGCGGCTGAAGATGGCAGTGTGGAT GTGGAAATTTAA